The following coding sequences lie in one Arachis ipaensis cultivar K30076 chromosome B03, Araip1.1, whole genome shotgun sequence genomic window:
- the LOC107633290 gene encoding uncharacterized protein LOC107633290, which produces MDVIIQLADKTQKKAEGVVENLLVKIGNYFLPTDFIVMDMEESYLHPIILGRPFLATTRALIDVEQGELILRIYDEHFTFHVFKPTSECEPEPKESKNDHSNMCTKGSNSKSAAEPLKQSFVNKQEVQEIQQPRELKKELKPRELEGAVNEEAPDIMID; this is translated from the coding sequence ATGGATGTAATCATCCAATTGGCAGATAAAACTCAGAAGAAGgctgaaggagtagttgaaaatCTATTGGTGAAAATAGGAAACTACTTCCTCCCCACTGACTTTATTGTTATGGACATGGAGGAAAGTTACCTTCATCCCATTATTCTGgggagaccattcctagccactactAGAGCCCTGATAGATGTGGAACAAGGAGAGTTAATCCTAAGAATATATGATGAACACTTCACATTCCATGTGTTCAAACCTACATCTGAGTGTGAGCCAGAACCTAAGGAGTCAAAAAATGATCACAGTAACATGTGCACAAAGGGAAGTAACAGTAAATCAGCAGCTGAACCACTGAAACAGTCTTTCGTGAACAAGCAAGAAGTTCAAGAGATACAGCAACCAAGAGAACTTAAGAAGGAACTGAAGCCACGAGAGTTGGAAGGAGCAGTTAATGAGGAAGCCCCTGACATaatgattg